One part of the Olleya sp. YS genome encodes these proteins:
- a CDS encoding DNRLRE domain-containing protein: MSCNIKTSNVYIPNSQLGIDTYIDSEFDTKNFSSDKELKITNFSFKDSTVKENRSLLKIRCSSIPKKAIVDSAFLYLYISKSEQLESPYVIDIENIVEDWDVTSVNWFNQPKTDSKVVAQIIVKEEQRNYYKVDLTQFIRALVDEKFSNYGLMFKTNLEKSKSGIISFLSSDTKDLDSRPKLKVYFNQNIF; this comes from the coding sequence ATGTCATGTAATATTAAAACAAGTAATGTATATATACCAAACAGCCAGCTAGGAATAGACACATATATCGATAGCGAATTTGATACTAAAAACTTTTCATCTGACAAGGAATTAAAAATCACTAATTTTTCTTTTAAAGACTCTACGGTCAAAGAAAATAGGTCATTATTAAAAATAAGATGTTCTAGTATACCAAAAAAAGCAATAGTTGATTCTGCATTTTTATATTTATATATTTCAAAATCAGAACAACTTGAATCTCCATATGTCATTGATATAGAAAATATTGTAGAAGATTGGGATGTTACAAGTGTAAATTGGTTTAATCAGCCTAAAACTGACTCTAAAGTAGTTGCTCAAATTATTGTTAAAGAAGAACAACGTAACTATTACAAAGTGGATTTAACACAGTTTATTAGAGCATTAGTTGACGAAAAGTTTAGTAATTACGGACTTATGTTTAAAACAAACCTGGAAAAAAGCAAAAGCGGAATTATAAGTTTTTTGTCTAGTGATACTAAAGACCTTGATAGCAGACCTAAATTAAAAGTTTATTTTAATCAAAACATTTTTTAG
- a CDS encoding DNRLRE domain-containing protein — protein MKLFKPFCTVLIILVVVSCNKKETKIAVFQPNDQNGKDTAISESNPSANYSTLDRIHMVSLSSNDSVKNDVRSLLRFGFATLKEEISIDSAFVHLYAIDPGHFGSNNSFVLIPVKKVWINDEVTWNNQPEVDTNKTITVEAPTNANQDYKINITDYVRAVHQNKQPNYGFMIQLEDEKNAYKGLRFHSSNSKDVSKHPKLEVFYTE, from the coding sequence ATGAAATTATTTAAGCCCTTTTGTACAGTTTTAATCATACTAGTTGTGGTTTCATGTAATAAAAAAGAAACTAAGATAGCAGTGTTTCAACCTAATGATCAAAATGGAAAAGATACAGCAATTTCAGAAAGCAATCCTAGTGCTAATTATTCTACATTAGACAGGATTCATATGGTATCATTGTCATCAAACGACTCTGTTAAAAATGATGTAAGATCATTACTTAGATTTGGTTTTGCTACCTTAAAAGAAGAAATTAGTATAGATTCAGCATTTGTTCACCTTTATGCTATTGATCCAGGTCATTTTGGATCTAACAATTCTTTTGTATTGATTCCAGTTAAGAAAGTTTGGATAAATGATGAAGTAACTTGGAACAACCAACCAGAAGTTGACACCAATAAAACAATAACTGTTGAAGCCCCAACAAACGCTAATCAAGACTATAAGATAAACATAACGGATTATGTAAGAGCTGTGCATCAAAATAAACAGCCAAATTATGGTTTTATGATTCAGTTGGAAGACGAGAAAAATGCATATAAAGGACTTAGGTTTCATTCTAGCAACAGTAAAGACGTAAGTAAGCATCCTAAATTAGAAGTGTTTTACACCGAATAA
- a CDS encoding nucleotide sugar dehydrogenase, translated as MKNNIAILGLGYVGLPLAVEFAKKYNVIGYDINKNRVEELKLAIDNTLEVSQDNLKSVLNKQNDKGLSLSYLSSDIKDCNIFIVTVPTPVDKNNRPILTPLIESSNTIGQILKKDDIVIYESTVYPGVTEEVCVPVLEKSSGLIFNKDFYCGYSPERINPGDKSRTITKIKKVTSGSTPEIGVKINDLYASIITAGTHLASSIKVAEAAKVIENAQRDINIAFVNELAKIFNKLDIDTQEVLMAASTKWNFLPFKPGLVGGHCIGVDPYYLAQKAQEVGYHPEIVLAGRRLNDSMGDYVATQVLKLMVQNNIPIKKSKVLMLGITFKENCPDIRNTKAIDVYKTLKSFNLDVEVYDPWANKDEVKKQFNITLIDTLKNNYDAIVHTVCHDQFKEINLNDIKSKNGLIYDVKGTLNKDDISGRL; from the coding sequence GAATTAAAACTAGCAATCGATAATACATTAGAAGTAAGTCAGGACAATCTTAAATCTGTGCTTAATAAGCAAAACGATAAAGGTTTGTCGTTGTCCTATCTGTCATCTGACATTAAAGATTGTAATATATTTATTGTTACAGTTCCAACACCTGTAGATAAAAATAATAGACCCATTTTAACTCCACTAATTGAGTCATCTAATACTATCGGCCAAATTTTAAAAAAAGATGATATAGTTATCTATGAATCAACTGTATATCCTGGAGTAACAGAAGAAGTGTGTGTGCCAGTTTTAGAAAAATCAAGTGGGTTAATATTTAATAAAGACTTTTACTGTGGCTATTCACCTGAAAGAATAAATCCAGGAGATAAATCACGTACTATTACTAAAATTAAAAAAGTAACTTCTGGATCTACACCGGAAATTGGTGTGAAAATTAATGACCTATATGCTTCAATTATTACTGCAGGAACCCATTTAGCTTCATCAATAAAAGTTGCTGAAGCAGCAAAGGTTATTGAAAATGCACAACGAGATATCAATATTGCTTTTGTAAACGAATTAGCTAAAATTTTCAATAAATTAGATATAGACACTCAAGAAGTACTAATGGCAGCGTCAACTAAGTGGAACTTTTTACCGTTTAAGCCAGGATTAGTAGGAGGTCATTGTATAGGTGTAGACCCTTACTACTTAGCTCAAAAAGCACAAGAAGTTGGCTATCATCCAGAAATTGTATTAGCAGGAAGGCGCTTAAATGATAGCATGGGTGACTATGTTGCTACCCAAGTTTTAAAACTTATGGTACAAAACAATATTCCTATAAAAAAATCTAAAGTATTGATGTTAGGGATTACATTTAAGGAAAATTGCCCAGATATTAGAAACACCAAAGCTATAGACGTTTATAAAACATTAAAGTCTTTTAATTTGGATGTTGAAGTATACGATCCTTGGGCAAATAAAGACGAAGTAAAAAAACAGTTTAATATTACATTAATAGATACATTGAAGAACAATTATGATGCTATTGTACATACAGTATGTCATGATCAGTTTAAAGAAATAAATCTTAATGATATTAAGTCTAAAAACGGATTAATCTATGATGTTAAAGGAACATTAAATAAAGACGATATATCTGGGAGATTATAA